CAGAAGCGGGCGCTCTATGCCTGGCTGGCCCGGCAGCCGGCCGGCGCGGCGCTGCTGATTCCGAGTCAGCCCCTGTGGTTCTGGCTGCGGCTGGCCGCCCACGTGGCGCATCCCACCCGGCCCTGGCTGGCTGATAACGTGGGCCGGCCGGGCGTGCGCTATACCTACGTGGTGCTGGGCCAGGCCGACCCGCGCCCGCCCGGCACCGGCCGCGTGCTGTATGCCAATGACCAGGTGCTGGTGTGTACGTACTCGGCTCCTTTGGCTAAAAAATGAATTTTAAATATAGTAAAAAATTAATATAAAATGCGCCTTATTCTCGCCTCCGGCTCGCCGCGTCGCCGCCAACTGCTCACCGACCTGGGCCTGACTTATGAGCTGCGCCTGCGCGAGGTGGAGGAAAGCTTTCCGCCCCAGCTGCGGCGCGCCGAAATTGCCGAATACCTGGCCCGCCATAAGGCCGGGGCCTACCGCGCCGACCTGGCCTCCGATGAGCTGCTGCTCACGGCCGATACCATCGTGTGCCTGGGCGATGACGTGCTCAACAAGCCGGCCGATGCGGCCGAGGCCCGCGCCATGCTGGGGCGCTTGCAGGGCCAGACCCATCAGGTGTATACCGGCGTGTGTCTGCTGCCCGGCGACGGCCGCCCCCCGGTGGTTTTCTCCGACGAAACGACAGTGCACTTTCGGGCGCTGAGTCCGGCCGAAATTGCCTTTTACGTAGCCACGTACCAGCCGCTCGACAAAGCCGGGGCGTATGGGGCGCAGGACTGGCTGGGCCTGGTGGGTATCGACCGGCTCGAAGGCTCTTATTTTACTGTCATGGGCCTGCCCACCCACCGGGTGTGGCCGGCCCTGGCTGCCTTCCAGGTTGGTCGGCTCACTCAGTAAGCCGCGCTACCGCTTTTTTGTATATGATGCCGGCTGCTACTCCGCGTTTTTTTTGCTTGCTGACCCTGGTGGTGCTGGCGGGCTGTGCCGGCTTCGCGGCGCTGGTGCTTTATTCGGCCACCTGGCCCGAGGTGGCCGCGTTGCGGGGCTTCTACAGCTACGACTGGCACCCCGGCGCCCCGACTACCAATGAGTGGCAGCCCCGGGCTTATACCGAAGCCGAATTCGGAAGCCTGCGCGCGGCCCTGCTCGGCCTGGCCGGGGGGCGGGGCTGCTGGCCATCGCGCTGGCCTGGTCGGCCGGGGGCGGCAGCAGCTGGCCGCCCTGCGGCGCGGGGTGGCCGGCGCGGGCCGGGGCCTGAGGGCCGGGTGGCAGGCCCTGACGCCCGGCCAGCGCCGCGCGGCGGGCCTGGCTTTGCTCGGCCTCACGGCCCTGCGGCTCTACTACAGCTTCGTCATTCAGCCCTTCGATGATGCAACTTCCTACGAGCTGTTTGTGCGCGAGCACCTGCTGGTAGTGAGCAGCGTGTATCCGTACCCGAACAACCACGTGCTGAGCAACCTGCTTTCCTGGGTTTTCTACCAGGTGCAGCCGGGGTTCTGGTGGTCGATGCGCCTGCCGGTGCTGCTGGTGAGCACGGCCGCTACGGTCGGGTGGTTTCTGGCCCTGCTGCGGCGCAGCAGCTTTGGCGTGGCGCTGCTGGCCGTTGGCTGGTTTGGGCTGCTGAGTACGGGGCTCTACTACGCCGCTACGGGCCGGGGCTACTGGCAGCTGATAGGGTTGGGGGGAATTGGCTTTGGGTCCATGCTCACGCTGCTGGAGCCGGTGGCCGGGCAGCCCCCGGCCGCCGGCAGGCCGCCTGGGCCGGGCTCGTGCTAAGCGGCGTCCTGGGGTTGTACACGGTACCTGTCCACTCGTTTTTCCTGCTCTCGGCCTATGGCTGGCTGGGTTTGCAGGCCCTGCGGCGCCGGGCCTGGGCCCGCCTGGGGCGGCTGGCTGCCATGGGCAGCCTCACGGTGGCGGGGGCTGCCCTGCTCTACGCGCCGCTGCTGCTGGTGTCGGGCCCCGGACTGCTGCTGCACAACCGCTTTGTCAGGGCCCTTTCGGCCCCCGAATACCGGCGCGACCTGCTCGAAGGCCTGCACATGGCCCATCACCTGCTGGCGCTGCCGCTGGTGCTGGCCGTGCTGCTGGGCTTTGGCCGGTTGTGGTACCTGGCGCGGCAGCACCGGTTGCCGGCCCGGCAGGCCTGGCTGGTGGACCGGCTGGGGCTGCCGGCGCTGTGGTTTGCCCTGCTGCCGTATGCGCTGGCCCTGGCCCTGCGGGTGCAGCCGCCCGAGCGCACGTTCCTGTATAAAGCCCAGTATTTCTTTATCCTGGCGGCGCTGCTGGCCGATTGGGCGGCGCAGTTCGTCCGCTGGCCGGCGGCCCGGCTGCGGGTAGTATTGGCGGTCCTTACCCTGGTCTTTGCCCTGAGCCAGACCTGGCAGGTTTACCACCAGGAAGCAGTGCTGCGCACTGGCCTGGGCTGGCAGCGCACGGCCCCGGTCGTTAGCTGGCTGCTGACCCAGCCGCCTGGTCCGGTGCTGGCTCCCGAACTGCTCCACCTGTTTCTGGTGCGCTTCTATGCCTATAGCGGGCAGCCTGCTCGTGCCTGGCAGATTGACGACCGCCCGCGCCCGGGTGTTCGGTACCGTTACCTGGTGCGCCAGACCGGCGCGGCACCCGATGCGGGTAGGCTGCGCGTAGCCGGGCCACCAGCCTTTCAAAATTCCTTTCTGGAGGTGTTTGTTCTTGAATAATATATAATTTATTTTATATTACCCACGGGCCAGCAGCGCAATGCCCGCCACAATCAGCCCCAGGCCCCCGGCCTGCCCCGGCGTCAAGGTTTCGCGCAGCACTACCAGTCCCAGCACGGCTGCCAGCAGCACCGAGCCGCCCACAATGACGGGCGTGCCCACCGAGGCCGGCACCCCGCGCTTAAATACCACGAAGGTCAGCACCTCGGCCAGGCCCACGCTCAGGCCCGCCAGCGCCGCCAGGCCGAGCCCCTTGCCCGAAACCGCCAGCGGCTGCCCTTGCAGCTTGAGGCGCACGAGCCACGCCGCGCCCAGCCCGGCCGCCACCAGCTGCAGCACGACTGCGCCCACGGCCGGCGGCAGGTGCTCGGCGGCCAGCTTGATAAAGAAGTTGTAGCCCGCCAGGCACAGGGCCGTGAGCAGGGCAAGCGGGAGCCAGTTGGTCATAAGAATGTACACGCAGCTATCTTTGCCGCACGCGCGTTGGGTATGTCCCCCGGCCTACGGTAGCCCTTGAAAAAGGGAAACCCCGGCTGCGCTAACAGTCGGGGTTTCTGAAGCGGGGGTTTTAGTGGAACCCTAACTTCATCTCCAATGAAACGGGACAACGCGACAAAACTACTACAGGCAGTGGGAAAAGCTGTGCTGGTGGGGTTTGCCAGTGGCGTAGCAAAGGCCTTGGCCGTGCTGCTTGTCACTTACTTACTCCGGTAGTTGGGTAAGGGGTTGGGCCAGGTGCCCGGCCCCTTATTTTATGTAACTGCTGCAAATATAACGGGTTGGGGCGGGAGTTGGTTTCGGGCTGCTTAAGCTACCTTAGCTGCTCTGGCTGACCTCAGTAAATGGACCTGACCTCTAGCATCTCTTATACTTTTCTTGCTGGATGCGCAGTGGTCGGCGGGATACGTGCTGTTCGTCGCATTACAAACGATATCAGACAGGGTAAGCAACTACAAGTGCGTGGGGTGCAAACGCAAGGGACAGTAGTTAGGAATAAGCTTGTTTTAAGCAAAGCAACGTCAAGTTTTACGCCGGTAATTCGTCCGGTGATTTGCTTTAAAACCGAAGAAGGTGAGACGATTGAAGCGGTAGATTATTCTGGCTGGGCAATGGCTGTTCCCCGATTTTCGAAAGGGACAAAAGTTATGGTTCGCTACGACCCGATAGACCCCACCAACTTTGAGCGGTTGTAAGCAGCTTTCTTTTACCGCAGCTTCTCCTTCAGTATCTCCAGCTCCACGGCCGGGGCAATGCGCTCATAGAGAATGTTATACGCGGCCGTAGTAATCGGCATATTTACCTTGAGCTTACGGTTCA
The sequence above is drawn from the Hymenobacter baengnokdamensis genome and encodes:
- a CDS encoding Maf family nucleotide pyrophosphatase — encoded protein: MRLILASGSPRRRQLLTDLGLTYELRLREVEESFPPQLRRAEIAEYLARHKAGAYRADLASDELLLTADTIVCLGDDVLNKPADAAEARAMLGRLQGQTHQVYTGVCLLPGDGRPPVVFSDETTVHFRALSPAEIAFYVATYQPLDKAGAYGAQDWLGLVGIDRLEGSYFTVMGLPTHRVWPALAAFQVGRLTQ
- a CDS encoding EamA family transporter translates to MTNWLPLALLTALCLAGYNFFIKLAAEHLPPAVGAVVLQLVAAGLGAAWLVRLKLQGQPLAVSGKGLGLAALAGLSVGLAEVLTFVVFKRGVPASVGTPVIVGGSVLLAAVLGLVVLRETLTPGQAGGLGLIVAGIALLARG
- a CDS encoding DUF3592 domain-containing protein, giving the protein MDLTSSISYTFLAGCAVVGGIRAVRRITNDIRQGKQLQVRGVQTQGTVVRNKLVLSKATSSFTPVIRPVICFKTEEGETIEAVDYSGWAMAVPRFSKGTKVMVRYDPIDPTNFERL